The genomic region TATACATCGAAAAGTCGATTTGTAATCCTACTTTTCTCAGATCGTTTTGAATAATTCGGAAGTAGCTTGGGTCTTTCGTCAGATTGGACTCAATCTTCAGCTTCATGCTGTATGAATGCGTGTGAGTCAAAGAGTCTCTGAGAGATGTGACGATTTCCTTAACATCAGTTGGTGCCGATGAGATGAGGTATTCTTGAATTTGTTCAGATAAATTGAGAGAATCTTGAGTATTTTTGAAGCTTTCCCCAATAACTTGCAAGCACCTCATCAGCACATAGGGGCTTGTTTCATCCTTTTCCTGGTTGCTAACTGACAGAGCGAGCTTTATATAGAAGCAAATTCTGCTTAGAGAATATATGTCCTTGATGATTCTGAAATCATCGTTCAACTCCGTTACGTCACATTCTTGGTTTGTGCCATCCAAATACAAGCAAAGTGTCTGTTGAAATCTTTGCAGGTGATTTAATATACGATCCCTGGATAATATTAAACGATAAACCAAGTCTTCTTTGTGTGGTTTCAAGAAAAAACCGGTGAACATCACTAAGCAGAACTCCATTTGTTCCCAAGGAATATTCGACTTTCTCAGATAGTTAACTCTTTTCAGAAGCTCAATGTTCTGAGCGATATGTTTGGCTCTGGAAGTGAATTCTTCATCGATTTCCCTACTGTTGGTAGAATAAGAATTGCCTAGAATTTGAATCTGTTCATGTAAAAAAAGAATTCGCTGTTTACTTTCAGCTTCAGAAAGACGGAAGCACTGGCCAGATCTACTGCGTAGGAGTACTAATTGTTGCTCCACGTAATCCCTCATTGTTTGCTTAATAGAGATTTTACAAGATAACAGTTCTTCGTAGGGCTTTGCAATGAAACTTCCTAAATTTTCGGCTTCATGCTCAGCCATCAACAACTGAAGGAGGTCGACATTCCCGAGCTCAATGGCCGCATGAAACGCTTCTGATGTGGAATTTGACTGAGTCATCAGATGGTTAACCAAAagctgtttattttttgttgttactGTCTCTAGGCTCACACCGGACTTTATGAGGAGAAAAGCGACTGATAGTTGATTTGCCTCTAAAGCTAAGTTGATAAGTTCACTGTTTGCAGGAGTAGCACCTTCTTTTAGCAATAGCTGCACTATGTCCCAGTGTCCAGATGAGGCTGCGCAATCAACTGCACTAACATTATCATTATCTGGGACATTCACATCAACCAGAGAAAAGGTCAAATATTGCACAAGCTGCCAACGTCTGAACTTTGTAGCTAACATCAGAAGGTTTCTTCCATGTTGATCACGAACATCCATTGCAGCTCCTGAGCCCATCAGAAGGTCAACTATCTGAACGTTACCAACAACCGTGGCCCATGACAACGCGCTCATTCCAAATTTGTCCCTATGGTCGACATTTTGATCAGCAAACATCTGCACCATGCGGAAATCGCCAGATTTCGTAGCGTGATGCAATAAAGACATTTTATCAACATCAATGGGGTTTCTGTCCAACACGCTTGAACGACTGATCAGGAAAGTAGCAACTGCGAAATGTCCTTTTTGGACACACCGAGTCAGAGgtgttcttaattttttatctctgCAATTTGGATCTGCGCCGTGGGTGagcaaaatttcaacaatttccAGGTTTCCATGTCCACATGCATAGTGCAATGGGGTGGCATTATTGCAGTCTAAGATATCCACTGGAATACCTGCTTTCAGTAGCAGCATCATCAAATCTAGATTGGGTCGTTTCTGAGCTGCTACCAGGTGTAGTACGGTAGTACTTGGTGTGGAAAGTAAGTAAGTCCTAGCGACTGGGGTTGTGACTAGAGAGATGAGCTTTTCAACAGAGCTGAAGGTGGTGAAACTTCCCTTCTTAACAGAAATGTCTGCAGGTATTGCAGTAGGAAGGAAGTTCCCAAGCAGATCTTTAACATTCGCGTGCAGGTGAAGAGACCAAATATTGCAATTGGTAAAGAAGCTTGGAAGAATATGACTCACAAACTCCCCGACCAGAAACCATCGCAAGAGATTTGCGAGGTTTTCCCGAGCTAAAGTGTGGATGAATGTTTCCCCGTTACTGAAAAACCTAAGCTTCTCGTCTTGCCAAAGCTGCTTTATTCTTTGCCCAACCATTGGGGGCATATCCGGAGGTTGACTATCCTCCACCCGGTACTCCAGAAATTTTCTAACATTAATATAGTGAGGCTTAAGAAGAATATCAAACATCAATATCTGTTCCATTGGACAAGACTCCGAGACCAACATCCATTTGTAAAAGAACAGGGATGCAAAGTATTCAGCTATAATTCGATCGTAGAATTTTAGATCCTGTGAAATTAAGCCCACTTGTGAAATGTTAACGTGAAATTTTAGTGCTGAATTCACTAACTCCTTCAGAATCGGACAAAGCTGCTGTATAGCTGTGGCATCGTGTATCGAGTATAGATAATTGGTAATTAGCTCCTTATTAGGATTTGAGGCAAATTGTTTTTCGACAAAAGCAGCAAATCGAAAGCCCACAAAGGCATTTATGAGGAGATACAGGTTTGAGTATGTGTTCTCTTCGCCCTCCGGAAGTTGGGACAACATGTTGGCTACCGTTTCCCTTACAGAAGTAGGGAAACGACGAAAATTCCGCAGTTTCTTCCGTAaactttgataattttctgATGAAGAAGAATTTTGCAGAACAGtgcaaaaaattgataaacccTCCTCCAAAGCCGCAACGTTTTCTGCTGAGCAAGTTACCCAAATCCGGGCAACAGATCTCTCAACAAGATGTTTCAATAACTTAAGAATGAAACTATAGTAAGAAGATGTGTTATTTTGGCATACTTTGTCAAACCCATGGAATATTAGGCATACAGGTAGCTTAGATGGAGTGAAGAGGTAAGTGTTCAGCATGCCATGTAGTAGAAAGTGCGAGTCCAAAAAATACGACAGGAAGTCTACCACAAGCTGCTGCGGCATCTCTTCAGTGTTAGTTGACAGAGaggtaaaatttgaaaaatcgattGTGATGACCCATGTATCGGCTAAATGTCTAGCAAGTTCTGTTACAGTGGTAAAGATGTCTTGCCCAGGACACTCACAAAGAATCATATGCTTCTTGTCAAGAATATCTGCTTCGGAGGATGTTTCGCGGCCGATTATTCTATATTTATGGATTCTTCTGATAGTCCCTTTAGACTTCACCCAGAAGAAGTTTTTCTCGTTTGGAATAACTTTTATTAGGTGCACGGGCCTCAAATCAGAGCCGAGTTTTGAGAACAGATCTAGGGCCTTGTTTTCACAACTTACCACCTGGATATTGTTAAAGTTCTTTATTCCGATCTTCTTTCTGGGCCCATACATATGCTTCATTAAAGCATCCTTATTCTCAACtccataaaaaatgaaataatcgGGTATGTCGGTGCTACTACTAAGTAAATTCCTTAATTTacttgataaaaaatatgtgtcaTAGAAGCGCCTGTTCCCTAAAGgccttttaataaaatcactGTCATACGTGCCAGAGGAAGAAGAACTTAACAGATTACATAATTTCTGGCTTAAGGATGTCTTCACAGTCTCCTTCCAAAAATAATTCCCGTTTATtgtcattttgaacaactgCCCTTTCATCTTGTCTCCTTGCAGCAATTCTCTTAATGCAACGAAATCAATTATGCTGTTAATTTGTATTGAgtcattttgtaaaaaatctcTAAGTGACATGGTGGTGCCTCTGCAGCTTATCACCTGAAGACCCATGAGCTTAGCTTTACTCTCTTCACAAAGCTGATCAAACCCCAGGTCAGACACTACAATGTTCCGCacgaaattttgataataattgtaagCAACCATGCAATTAAAGCATATAAGCTCCTTATCGCATATTATTACAACTTTCAAGGCATCAGAATTATACACGTGTTTGAATAAGGTGCGCATGTTGGTCTTGTAGTTTGGATCGGAAGATCTAAATCCAGAAGCGTCTACGATGTGTAGGTTCGCTGCCTCTTTATCATATTCACCATTATTTAATAGTGTCTTGAGAAGTGACCAATTGAGTATGGATACGTTTTTCCACTTGGACTCTCCTGAAATTGAGTTGTACCCTACACTCAAATCCCACATGAAATGATTCAGGGAAGTTTATTACTAGTGCTGGCCATTAATACATGATAAAAGCAACAACTTACCATAATCGTTTTTATCACTTTGATATCGACGAAAAATATTCAGTATCCGTGCTAGTTCCAATTTTGAGTCAACGCTCTCTACAACCAGAATTCTTGTTATATCAGAAAGTAGGAACTTTTCAAATCCAAGAACGTCCTTGAAGTCGATGTCCAAAATAACTTCCTCAGACATCTTGGTGAAGGCTTCTATTAAACGGTTATTCTTGATATTCTAAATATGACTAAATAAACAATAGATAAATCgcgtattatttaattttgttacttaATTGTATCAGACGAACTTAACTATTTGTTGGAGCGATAAGTAATTTCCTGAGAATTTAGCGAACGGCGTGTAATATTGAGATTAACCAAGATTATTTGAAACTTAAAGCAATTTTGATTCTCTTAGCTTTTTTTTAGCTCTCTTAGCTCTTTcgttaatataatttttattctaagATTGCACGTACTTCAAGCCGTATAAATAATAACTCCAATATTTATCTACCAAGGCCGATAACATTATTAGGATTACATCAGATAATCAATTAAAACGATTCTAAGTTTTTagacagaaaaataaaaaaatgcaaaacaagGAAATACAGAGGCATAGAATAGTCGGTGGAAGTGTCCAGACCGGCTTATAAAACATCGGAAAAGGAGGAGCGGAAAAATCTAAACTAAAGTAAGTACAACAATGATCTTCTGTGTAACACATTTATAGAATCTATCATGCTAAAAACAGcgtggaaaaaaaaacaaaggtACAGCAGAGCTCGATGGGTAAAAATCTCTCTATTACCTAGATGACAAAAATGGTGGTGAGTATTTATTGGTTGAATAAGCATCTTAAACACGACTTACCCTGTTTACCCAAAAacttgcatttaaaaaaaaaaaaacgtaaatttcGATTTTGGCAACTACAGTCAGATTTTTAAAACCCCCTATCAATTCACCTCTTAAAGTTTGTTTACGTACTTAatcaacaccctgtacatgaaATTCACCTCAATCGTTGGTTCGTTTTTCTACAGAAGAATTTACGCAAAAAtgattggaaaaaaaatatatcaaactGTAGAAAAACAATATACAGTGATTCGttaaaatgttgtattttttcctaaatctGCGGTATTCTCTGGTTTGTAGTAATGTTTTCTCGCGATTTAAAAGAAGCcttacaattttttcatacaaaatCTTTTCCCATCTCTAATAATAACTCACCagatgttatttaaaattatggaCATACTCTGTCCGACAAGACAGAGCTTTAACAACTGTTGAAACGAGGCAGCAACAATTTCTTAGAGCACACTACTAGTcaaaacatgtatttttgtCGATTAGATAAATATGGAGAGAAGCGAGTTTTTTTCATCTATTTTTAGACTCCGACTATTAAGAGCCAATCAGGGAAATTCCAATTCAATGAGCTGGACTAAAAGAAGAGACCAGACTAAACAAAACTTAGCTTTTGTTGTACTTTGTTGCAATATTTAGCGACATACACTACTTCTTCAGAAAAGTGATACTTTACCAAATTACATTAACGAAAGCTGTTATTATCCAAACCATTACAATATTTGATGATGAATACGTGCGGAAACTGAGGTCTTTCCCGCATATTTGTTAGTTACTGCAATTTGGCTTAA from Euwallacea similis isolate ESF13 chromosome 28, ESF131.1, whole genome shotgun sequence harbors:
- the LOC136417553 gene encoding uncharacterized protein, which codes for MSEEVILDIDFKDVLGFEKFLLSDITRILVVESVDSKLELARILNIFRRYQSDKNDYGESKWKNVSILNWSLLKTLLNNGEYDKEAANLHIVDASGFRSSDPNYKTNMRTLFKHVYNSDALKVVIICDKELICFNCMVAYNYYQNFVRNIVVSDLGFDQLCEESKAKLMGLQVISCRGTTMSLRDFLQNDSIQINSIIDFVALRELLQGDKMKGQLFKMTINGNYFWKETVKTSLSQKLCNLLSSSSSGTYDSDFIKRPLGNRRFYDTYFLSSKLRNLLSSSTDIPDYFIFYGVENKDALMKHMYGPRKKIGIKNFNNIQVVSCENKALDLFSKLGSDLRPVHLIKVIPNEKNFFWVKSKGTIRRIHKYRIIGRETSSEADILDKKHMILCECPGQDIFTTVTELARHLADTWVITIDFSNFTSLSTNTEEMPQQLVVDFLSYFLDSHFLLHGMLNTYLFTPSKLPVCLIFHGFDKVCQNNTSSYYSFILKLLKHLVERSVARIWVTCSAENVAALEEGLSIFCTVLQNSSSSENYQSLRKKLRNFRRFPTSVRETVANMLSQLPEGEENTYSNLYLLINAFVGFRFAAFVEKQFASNPNKELITNYLYSIHDATAIQQLCPILKELVNSALKFHVNISQVGLISQDLKFYDRIIAEYFASLFFYKWMLVSESCPMEQILMFDILLKPHYINVRKFLEYRVEDSQPPDMPPMVGQRIKQLWQDEKLRFFSNGETFIHTLARENLANLLRWFLVGEFVSHILPSFFTNCNIWSLHLHANVKDLLGNFLPTAIPADISVKKGSFTTFSSVEKLISLVTTPVARTYLLSTPSTTVLHLVAAQKRPNLDLMMLLLKAGIPVDILDCNNATPLHYACGHGNLEIVEILLTHGADPNCRDKKLRTPLTRCVQKGHFAVATFLISRSSVLDRNPIDVDKMSLLHHATKSGDFRMVQMFADQNVDHRDKFGMSALSWATVVGNVQIVDLLMGSGAAMDVRDQHGRNLLMLATKFRRWQLVQYLTFSLVDVNVPDNDNVSAVDCAASSGHWDIVQLLLKEGATPANSELINLALEANQLSVAFLLIKSGVSLETVTTKNKQLLVNHLMTQSNSTSEAFHAAIELGNVDLLQLLMAEHEAENLGSFIAKPYEELLSCKISIKQTMRDYVEQQLVLLRSRSGQCFRLSEAESKQRILFLHEQIQILGNSYSTNSREIDEEFTSRAKHIAQNIELLKRVNYLRKSNIPWEQMEFCLVMFTGFFLKPHKEDLVYRLILSRDRILNHLQRFQQTLCLYLDGTNQECDVTELNDDFRIIKDIYSLSRICFYIKLALSVSNQEKDETSPYVLMRCLQVIGESFKNTQDSLNLSEQIQEYLISSAPTDVKEIVTSLRDSLTHTHSYSMKLKIESNLTKDPSYFRIIQNDLRKVGLQIDFSMYKKKIQTFNIFIQKCLENPDDVGNLSRYINWSAHSHRKDVNCEDFEIGETFVIKQLVQKLRLAIPNPTELEEELLEALSKEIPSISRAIYKNLKETQSQYFTERSYFMSFNDIKELRCADFFDVNLCQERKAGIYYKALLILQSLLDELQNVTFAEQKHEAILICHKLFQTMKWDTQSINSIKSIDTTLSGKSDNVDEHIFSIVCKIKEALDDQKDVGKLEEYYEEKLQLHEQLMGIKENLPNSSAEVDKLVNVEKKHKIALKKNIGNEKLAKNLIANLDQYGQLVKAFSKGKFSAQLKKFFSAIENSKVDEATMAYLTAEDELLEHMLSSKLKLLEQILEIPDCNLNHRSAMEILLLDVLEVYSQKGTCIDYTLSFDEYAPVLVGASLRNYLAHGTPLIDLLPFNPQNSIKSTAKMLIERGDKFFALVPQPMQGGPNKNYWEDHLTFRIEAPCEHSQSYENFVNSVGAGDLSGAIDFLKRTGLSAPGSVNSAVIWPAILVASKKGHPSVVTTLVGLMKKKEPKVNHRMDAPTFKKFKAILLKYEINIWSMTDKATGLRIFNGTAESFLAMGLWLATESNHAEIVDIFLGMGAAPASSTSDGKSVLHVAAENGYKTIIEALLKHYASVADGSMLDMTTPLHLAALRGHHEIIAELLKHDVNIDAQESSLYTPLHLASKNGYLQAVEVLVNHQANIRALGPKGSTPLHLAAQYNHEDVVRFLLKQEGINIQALNDTGNSPIDLAIIDGHSDVVKVLLDHGVQLTTENKLGPLALPAICGHANVVKTLLDHGVDVDGLNAEKKSALHFACIGRKDSVFEILTEHGAKIDVADEEGFTPLHRAAHFGSLHIAAKLVKKGAAVNAKTLESTTPLFLAAFHGYQGIVELLLESNADPDIPDIKNETPLHASAHKGYGKIVDTLLNYSKKPDMAGPSGATPLHLAAEGGFTEVVTLLLTKGNARVNAQDEDLRTPLHSASLPNHLETVKILIKFGANVNSTSFKGIMPLHMCAQQGCVNIAETLLRNGAIVDPVMQTGLTPLHIGAIYGQSAVLRILLNHGASINEKTTTSWTPLHFAAKNGHSEAVKVLLDRGADPEIKTSDGGHTARDLAVENEHKELVGLLSNKSS